The nucleotide sequence CTGGGCCCCGAGGACTGGCTGGAGGCGTTCGAGGCCCACCCGCGCATCGGCGAGCGCGGCGGGGCCTCGGCCGACTGGTCCCGCCAGGAGCAGTCCGGCGTCGGCGGCGCCGGCGGGGACGTGGGCGAGCGGCTCGCCAGGGGCAACGCCGACTACGAGGCCCGCTTCGGGCACGTGTTCCTGATCTCGGCCGCCGGCCGCTCCGCCGACGAGATCCTGGCCGCGCTCACCGAGCGGCTCGGCAACGACCCCGAGACCGAGCTGCGGGTGGCCGCCGGCGAGCACCGGCGCATCACCCGGCTGCGGATCGAGCGGCTGCTGGCGCCGTGACCGCCGGCGGGTTCGAGCTCGTCTTCCGGGCGCCGCGGGTGGTCACCGCAGCCGGGGAGGTGGCCCGGTGCGTGGCCGTCCGCGACGGGCGGGTGGCGGCCATCGAGCCGCTGGAGGCCGGCCTGGCCGGCCAGCGGA is from Actinomycetota bacterium and encodes:
- the uraD gene encoding 2-oxo-4-hydroxy-4-carboxy-5-ureidoimidazoline decarboxylase, coding for MSGLTLDRFNELPEDKAVAELLAVCHSRRWAEAVAAGRPYADVAALQQAADEIWTGLGPEDWLEAFEAHPRIGERGGASADWSRQEQSGVGGAGGDVGERLARGNADYEARFGHVFLISAAGRSADEILAALTERLGNDPETELRVAAGEHRRITRLRIERLLAP